In Oncorhynchus clarkii lewisi isolate Uvic-CL-2024 chromosome 2, UVic_Ocla_1.0, whole genome shotgun sequence, one DNA window encodes the following:
- the LOC139380739 gene encoding serine/threonine-protein kinase Nek8-like: MAYSTKTLAAGSFGKVYKEKYNDTWAAIKKVPQHLINRRDLERECQVYNKAIHPNIVKLLGNPTLKDSKWIIPMEFIFGEELETTIFKSQKSKIQLTPSIKATIITGMCEGLLHLHSKDIVHQDLKPENIMVEHDTHRAVIIDMGLAKFFRNGLNSAVDMGNEAYSPPEVLQRRGHRDQRSDVWAMGKIIAELCARVRLHTPSVCPAKIHEILSLQGQQYCNAVCRMVQSDPTVRATMAGIMPEIRKAVGGGNTEEQQRGHLPTPFPHTEIKVTSPRPQAPVQQSLPLSRAECAASPRPEVKTLVRAPVRAPSPSIWERAALPKTEVKTEVKTTLQPQPVQRSPSPSRWERAALPKTEVKTEVKTTLQPQPVQRSPSPSRWERAALPKTEVKTEVKTTLQPQPVQRSPSPSRWERAALPKTEVKATLQPQPVQRSSSPSRWERAASPNPEVKNSSSPLPKVDQGNALVPLGMVQPSQDVMKQLLYEEALKGLPCPLPTTGKVRIRRYEQRNGEVETWEQKEVETEGGRIVKFEDVMFNNKS; encoded by the exons ATGGCGTACTCCACCAAAACTCTTGCTGCTGGCTCGTTTGGGAAGGTATACAAGGAGAAGTACAATGACACCTGGGCTGCAATCAAGAAGGTGCCACAACACTTAATCAATAGgagagacctggagagagagtGTCAAGTATACAA TAAAGCGATTCATCCTAACATAGTGAAGCTTCTGGGTAATCCAACACTCAAGGACTCTAAGTGGATCATCCCCATGGAGTTTATCTTTGGAGAGGAACTGGAGACAACCATCTTCAAATCACAAAAATCTAAAATACAG CTAACTCCATCTATAAAGGCCACCATCATCACAGGCATGTGTGAAGGACTGCTTCACCTACACAGCAAAGATATCGTCCATCAGGACCTCAAGCCTGAGAACATCATG GTAGAGCATGACACTCACAGAGCTGTGATCATTGATATGGGACTGGCCAAATTCTTCCGCAATGGCCTAAATTCTGCCGTGGATATGGGCAACGAGGCCTACTCTCCACCTGAGGTCCTGCAGAGGCGGGGCCACCGAGACCAGCGTTCGGACGTGTGGGCTATGGGTAAAATCATTGCTGAACTCTGTGCCAGAGTCAGGCTGCACACCCCCAGTGTCTGTCCAGCTAAGATCCATGAGATCCTCAGTCTCCAAGGACAGCAGTACTGTAACGCTGTCTGTAGGATGGTGCAGAGTGACCCCACAGTGCGAGCCACCATGGCCGGGATCATGCCAGAGATACGAAAGGCAGTGGGAGGTGGCAACACCGAGGAACAACAAAGAGGACATCTTCCGACACCCTTTCCTCACACTGAGATAAAAGTCACATCGCCACGTCCTCAAGCTCCTGTACAGCAATCACTCCCTCTATCAAGAGCTGAGTGCGCAGCCTCACCAAGGCCTGAGGTCAAGACGCTAGTGCGAGCTCCTGTGCGAGCACCTTCTCCATCAATATGGGAGCGTGCAGCCTTGCCAAAGACTGAGGTCAAGACTGAGGTCAAGACAACACTGCAACCACAACCCGTACAGCGTTCACCTTCCCCGTCAAGGTGGGAGCGTGCAGCCTTGCCAAAGACTGAGGTCAAGACTGAGGTCAAGACAACACTGCAACCACAACCCGTACAGCGTTCACCTTCCCCGTCAAGGTGGGAGCGTGCAGCCTTGCCAAAGACTGAGGTCAAGACTGAGGTCAAGACAACACTGCAACCACAACCCGTACAGCGTTCACCTTCCCCGTCAAGGTGGGAGCGCGCAGCCTTGCCAAAGACTGAGGTTAAGGCGACACTGCAACCACAACCTGTACAGCGTTCATCTTCCCCGTCAAGATGGGAGCGTGCAGCCTCTCCAAATCCTGAAGTCAAGAACTCATCATCTCCCCTTCCAAAGGTAGACCAGGGTAATGCACTGGTTCCATTAGGCATGGTTCAACCCAGTCAAGATGTCATGAAACAGCTTCTCTACGAAGAGGCCTTGAAGGGTCTCCCATGCCCACTCCCAACAACGGGCAAGGTGCGAATCCGCCGTTATGAGCAAAGGAATGGGGAAGTGGAGACTTGGGAGCAAAAGGAGGTGGAGACTGAAGGAGGGAGGATAGTCAAGTTTGAGGATGTGATGTTTAACAACAAGTCATAA